The sequence below is a genomic window from Monodelphis domestica isolate mMonDom1 chromosome 2, mMonDom1.pri, whole genome shotgun sequence.
TGCTAATTTTCCAGGGCAATGCTAAAGTCACCTTTTGGCAAATATAAACACCCTCACCTGATAGGTAGAATTTGGCTTTAGACCAGTCGAATTATATTACGAAAGGGAGAGGTATGAGAAAGGAGAGGACTTAAAGATCACTGAATTCAActcccttttttacagatgaagaaactgagtctcagagaagttagatgacttgttcaaaatcacacagctagtaataggcagccaggattcaaactcggGTTCTTTGATCTCAGATTCACTGGTTGTGCCATTTTGATATGTAATGGGCCTTGAAAAGGTTTCCTTTCCCAAGGCTGCTGACTCCTATATGTGCAAGTGCGCATAGAGGGGCTGTACGCTGTACCCTCCTGACGAAGAATGGGAAGCAAGTCGCATGGAGCGGCTAAGACACAGAATttagtcaagaaaacctgggttccaCTGCCTCTTCAGACACTTGCTCACTGTATGCTTGGAtccaagtcatttagcttctccaaatctcagtttccttatctgtaaaatgggaataaaaatggtACCTCTCTCATAGAGCGTCCAATGAGATATAAGTAAGGGGCTTTGCAGATCTTAATAGTGAGTGATATATAGGTGttggatattattattatgattcatCCAACCCATGTCTGACCAGGAATTCCAAAGATGCACACAACAGCTCCAATTCTACAGACTAGCATAGCCCCACTTCTCTCCAGAGCAGCAGGGATGCCCCTGAGTATTGTTCTCTGAACAATCAGCATCCCCCAGATGTAGCTGCAACTTCTCTTTCCCTATTTCTTATATTCCCACCCAACCAAGCTTAGGACAATCTCCCTGAAGATTTGTTCTTAGTGTCACTTGGTGACATAAAGAAGAATGTCTGAGGATTCAGATCACAGCCACTCCCTCGCTGACCCCCACTGCTGACTGGCAGAAACTATGTAGGTTCTCCCACCAACCATGCAGTAAATCCTTGGCTGCTTCTTGGAGAGCCCACCATTCCCTTAAAGACAGGCCAGGGGAAGGGAATGGTACCCAAGCCTTTAACCTTCCCCAGCAACAACCCACATACCCACTTGCCTTCATCAGGAGCATTCTCATCCCACACAGACCACATCTGGACACTGAAGAAAGGCGCCCAGCAGGCAATGTAAGCCAACACAATGACAAAGGTCATCTTCACCGTTCGGATCTTTGCTCGGGAAATGGTGCTGATGCTGCTGACTCGAGATGGTGGGCCCCGGGTGGCCCCAGCTAGAACCTGGAAAGAGGCGCCCCCTCCCTGTACAGCCCCTCGGGCCCTTCCTCCCACTCCCCGAGTTTGAGTCTTGCCCTTCAGGTTTTTGCAGATCTCATAGCAGATGAGGCTGTAACAGGCGATGAGGACGGCCACGGGAAGGACAAAGATGGCCAGTGTGGTCCATGTGATATAAGCCTGAAGCCCCCAGGGGAAATGGAAGTCAGCCCAGCAGTCCAGCACCCCAGTGCCTTGGCTCACCTCCCTTAGTGAGAAGATGAAGACCTGGGGGAGACTGAGGCCAGCGGCAAGTAGCCAGGTGGCAGCAATGAAAGGGTAGGCAGATCGGCTGGGCTGGTGGAGGGTCCGAAGTGGGTGGCAGACAGCCAGGTATCTGTCCAAGGTCATGACCAGCAGCATGTAGGTGGAAGCAAACATGCTTAGGGCCTGCAGGTATTTGACCACCCGGCAGAGGAAATCTGACCCCTGGAAACGGTAGGTGATGTCCCACAGCAGTTGGGGCAACACCTGGAAGAGTGCTACCCCGAGATCAGTCAGGGCTAGGTGGAGCACAAACAAGTGCATCCGGGACCGTTTACGGCCAGGCCAACCCAGGGCCAACAGCACTATTGAATTGCCCCCAGTGGCCAGCACCAGGATGGTGGCTAGCACAGCAATCTCCACTTTGGCTAGCTCCTCATCCCGACCTAACCACGGTGTAGTGGCGTTTGGGGGTGAGGGGGAACTCCATGGGGTGAAGTTGACAGTCCAGAGAGGGAAGTTATCCATGGGGTGGAGAATAGGAGAATACAGAAGGAGCGGAGGGAGGTGGAGGTAGGAAAGATAAAGATGATTCGGGAGTGGGATGTGAAAAGGTAgaaggag
It includes:
- the AVPR1B gene encoding vasopressin V1b receptor; the protein is MDNFPLWTVNFTPWSSPSPPNATTPWLGRDEELAKVEIAVLATILVLATGGNSIVLLALGWPGRKRSRMHLFVLHLALTDLGVALFQVLPQLLWDITYRFQGSDFLCRVVKYLQALSMFASTYMLLVMTLDRYLAVCHPLRTLHQPSRSAYPFIAATWLLAAGLSLPQVFIFSLREVSQGTGVLDCWADFHFPWGLQAYITWTTLAIFVLPVAVLIACYSLICYEICKNLKGKTQTRGVGGRARGAVQGGGASFQVLAGATRGPPSRVSSISTISRAKIRTVKMTFVIVLAYIACWAPFFSVQMWSVWDENAPDEDSTNVAFTITMLLGNLSSCCNPWIYMCFSSYLLPAPLRDLSCCGQPQTGLKRQLSSGSLSSRRATLLTRVSHPPHLSLSGSSRPEENLKDFFAPSEDTITETRAL